In Bdellovibrio sp. GT3, one genomic interval encodes:
- a CDS encoding TetR/AcrR family transcriptional regulator gives MIQSTEMAKEKAKKTKIIVKAPTQERSRQTVSTILDACSRLLVSEGFYSITTDKIAKEAGVSIGSLYQFFGNKESVVQAVVKNLMEEDKRIMSEKMRAIFPLPPEQRVRAMLEMAFETYRRQYELRAKLTTIQYYVADASYISESIRFFQETVKYNLPQIPGKDMEKISYIMVNAFIGMANTMAIDNPNYINDPTIISEMSKLFMKYLDIQTAE, from the coding sequence ATGATTCAGTCTACGGAAATGGCAAAAGAAAAAGCGAAGAAAACTAAGATCATTGTTAAGGCGCCTACTCAAGAACGCTCTCGCCAGACAGTATCTACAATTCTAGATGCATGTTCTCGTTTGTTGGTATCTGAAGGTTTTTACTCCATTACTACTGATAAAATCGCCAAAGAAGCTGGAGTCAGCATTGGTTCCCTTTATCAATTCTTTGGAAACAAAGAATCTGTGGTTCAAGCCGTGGTAAAAAATCTGATGGAAGAAGACAAACGCATCATGAGCGAGAAAATGCGTGCGATCTTCCCTCTGCCACCGGAGCAAAGAGTCCGCGCAATGTTGGAAATGGCATTCGAAACTTATCGCAGACAGTACGAACTGCGCGCCAAACTGACCACAATTCAATACTACGTAGCCGACGCTTCTTATATCTCTGAATCCATCCGTTTTTTCCAGGAAACTGTGAAGTACAATCTGCCGCAAATTCCAGGTAAAGACATGGAGAAGATTTCCTATATTATGGTCAACGCGTTCATCGGCATGGCTAATACCATGGCCATTGATAATCCAAACTACATCAACGACCCGACAATCATCAGTGAGATGTCCAAGTTGTTCATGAAGTACCTTGATATTCAAACAGCTGAATAA
- a CDS encoding lytic transglycosylase domain-containing protein, whose product MKYFVVSLLVTALMAPAAKAQDLSDIFPNMVPRVLPETRMWRPPIFKNQNKSLGYNSNAFATPKGMEKQVQFWVDVYSKYSSDQGILHDSENVEKVYKIVDLKGLKTEREKQKKIDEVKKDVIAKEKLNKEQAANLRYQLGQKDRMQQAIFYSGRYIEDMEKIFRQEQLPLELVRMVYVESSFNIMARSKVGASGVWQIMPYTARPFRMISSSVDKRNHPMDATRTAAKLLKSNYNMLQSWPLAVTGYNHGPTGVAKMTKSYKSRELGHLIENVESRRSFGFASRNFYACFLAALEVERNAQKYFDTVLWSKPLPAQDLKLPVAIKYRDLVKWFDGDHDKAQVYNPHLTYNVIKKGFKIPSKTVISVPKDKYNVALISLSHKGRSIASDK is encoded by the coding sequence GTGAAGTACTTTGTCGTCTCACTTTTAGTCACAGCACTTATGGCTCCTGCCGCAAAGGCGCAGGATCTGAGTGATATATTCCCCAATATGGTTCCACGAGTTCTGCCGGAAACGCGTATGTGGCGTCCACCGATCTTCAAGAATCAAAACAAGTCATTGGGTTATAATTCAAATGCTTTTGCGACTCCGAAAGGAATGGAGAAGCAGGTGCAATTTTGGGTGGATGTGTACTCCAAGTACTCATCTGATCAGGGCATCCTTCATGATTCTGAAAACGTTGAAAAGGTTTATAAGATCGTTGATTTAAAAGGTCTGAAAACTGAACGTGAAAAACAGAAGAAAATCGATGAAGTAAAGAAAGACGTCATTGCCAAGGAAAAACTGAATAAAGAGCAGGCAGCGAATCTGCGCTATCAGTTGGGTCAGAAAGACCGCATGCAACAGGCGATTTTCTATTCCGGAAGATACATTGAAGATATGGAAAAGATTTTCCGCCAGGAACAGCTGCCGCTGGAACTGGTTCGTATGGTTTACGTGGAAAGCTCCTTTAATATCATGGCCCGCTCTAAAGTGGGTGCAAGCGGCGTTTGGCAGATCATGCCTTACACAGCAAGACCTTTCAGAATGATTTCCTCGTCGGTGGATAAGCGCAATCATCCAATGGATGCGACCCGAACGGCGGCGAAACTTTTGAAATCCAATTATAATATGCTTCAATCCTGGCCTCTGGCGGTGACGGGTTACAATCATGGACCGACAGGAGTTGCCAAGATGACCAAATCCTACAAGTCCCGCGAGTTGGGGCACTTGATTGAGAACGTGGAGTCGCGAAGAAGCTTTGGATTCGCTTCCCGAAACTTCTATGCCTGCTTCCTGGCGGCTTTGGAAGTTGAAAGAAATGCGCAGAAGTACTTCGACACGGTATTGTGGTCGAAACCACTACCTGCACAGGATTTGAAATTGCCGGTTGCGATTAAGTACCGGGATCTGGTGAAGTGGTTTGATGGGGATCACGATAAAGCTCAGGTTTATAATCCGCATCTGACTTACAATGTGATCAAAAAAGGATTCAAAATACCGTCGAAGACGGTGATTTCGGTGCCCAAGGACAAGTACAACGTGGCGTTGATTTCTTTGTCCCACAAAGGCCGATCGATCGCTTCAGACAAATAG
- a CDS encoding dual specificity protein phosphatase family protein — MKILIIALSLLVFSPAFASDILGPNFHEVEKGELYRSAQLDGLELKRYIKKHGIQTIINLRGAEPLSFWWQQETSVAKAMNVLHYNIPMTAEEIPHRKNLIRLISLFDMVPRPILIHCQGGADRSGEAAAIYQMIYAGKSKEEALKQLTFKYRHIAKVKPAKRYFIDQVWKGDDWMIANYDPCKANYKYYNKKNSYCKDGDGEEDSEE; from the coding sequence ATGAAAATCCTAATTATCGCATTATCCCTTTTGGTTTTCTCGCCGGCATTTGCCAGCGACATCCTTGGCCCTAATTTTCACGAAGTTGAAAAGGGTGAGCTTTATCGTTCTGCTCAATTGGATGGCCTTGAACTAAAACGCTATATCAAAAAACATGGCATTCAAACGATCATCAATCTGCGTGGTGCCGAGCCTTTGTCCTTCTGGTGGCAGCAGGAAACTTCTGTCGCTAAGGCGATGAACGTCCTTCACTACAACATCCCGATGACCGCAGAGGAAATTCCTCACCGTAAAAATCTGATTCGTTTGATCAGTCTTTTTGATATGGTACCTCGCCCGATTCTGATTCATTGCCAAGGCGGCGCGGATCGCTCCGGTGAAGCTGCGGCAATTTACCAGATGATTTATGCTGGTAAAAGCAAAGAGGAAGCTTTGAAACAGCTGACTTTTAAATATCGCCATATCGCCAAAGTAAAGCCTGCAAAAAGATACTTTATCGATCAGGTTTGGAAGGGTGATGATTGGATGATCGCGAATTACGATCCATGCAAAGCCAACTACAAGTACTATAATAAAAAGAATTCTTACTGCAAAGACGGGGACGGGGAAGAAGACAGCGAAGAGTAG